In Larimichthys crocea isolate SSNF chromosome IV, L_crocea_2.0, whole genome shotgun sequence, a genomic segment contains:
- the LOC104920103 gene encoding low-density lipoprotein receptor-related protein 2 isoform X7, whose protein sequence is MDLRQFICLILLASLTVSRGQILGCNQGQWQCDDGLCIPDVWRCDGAGDCVDGSDEMDCTTGLDSPECPPGQFPCMDTVGCVDASARCDGQIQCPTGSDEENCTATEDCLESDWTCRNHICIPKELRCNGVNDCLDNSDEEDCGLCGEDGLRCPEGTCLSAEERCDGQIHCSDGSDEPITCGRICSMNNGGCSHVCVDEAWGALCACPSGYKLSPNGAVCEDLDECAPPFAPCMHHCMNTIGSFYCHCRDGFKLDGGSACVATGDAIRLLTVQRKTIGLLNVKSLQFDAIQTTMSDPVALTFDVTRGWYYWADNQGSIYKSDGQNSSTIYTGEPGIKGLACDWLNGNIFWTNQKTESIYMQGADGKSYTTLLSKNTSPSELVLIPVESLMFWISTSHGSRVTIERSWMDGSERSSLTALTAQSAHSLTADVAARRLYWISDFKKSIETVKVDGTGHYSFTGLFNRRPALSLAVFGSSFYWVDDKGLWKVPQNQPNQKKFIWKAALPVLAVYNKLQQPEGTSACAKTSCHFCQLTKGNPFGFTCACPNSQVLLLDGTCDYPRFVYATMTNINMLEFRGRDATQTQLFATDDGILSFDIDWYRKWLYWTNETGHVQRTSLTQVKTEGVPTPVPVCLIKVDPRRGNIYWVSCDQNSIGTITADSQYSKQLYSTTKKIQDLYLDWLRDGIVWLEEERLLTMSMMGDKPKELLQLAGGLRGNIAFDLRADSLLWNSKRAGLTTMSLLQQRSHRAGRRWKISGSIVAALEPFLLSLSDNVMTLWDRRDGSAIQNMAVEGHVLSVVAALGDVRTVPNTPVCSEPSVRCRHSSVCLSQAQLCDGEKDCPDGDDEDFCVTTCPSKDDFKCKDRRSCISGNLVCDGRSHCRDGSDEVDCPTVASPAARASVLKCRTGSKPCKDGTECVLYSHVCDGEKDCRDGSDEEGCDTTILGENLHLNKSPARVKSFTEPLVKPSCTSPSVLCPGSSLCINPKQFCDGKKDCPDGSDENCVKRCPYKTDFLCKDRRSCVSKSLVCDGRSHCHDESDEVNCPSVTPPAAQANVLKCRLGSKPCKDGTECVLFSHVCDGENDCMDASDEQGCPETCNQGEFQCSHGKMCIPEAQVCDGKSQCRDQSDELGCREGTKSCEHRCADGNRCIPEKFLCDGERDCPDGTDEVGCDTVTAATKESPVLPSASTCITPSVQCPGSSQCVSQNQLCDGQTDCPDGSDETNCVAQCKNPDDFLCSDQRACVPRMEVCDGRSHCPDGSDEKQCQSADPIAPTSANGPSAKAAQLRCRNGFKPCKDGLGCVMYSHVCDGEKDCQDGSDEEGCASECKPAEFQCAHGSRCIPKEQVCDGQNDCQDRSDEMDCSTVIEGCHHRCDNNTRCIPETFLCDGEKDCADGSDEEKCGLVACAINQFRCFSGQCVSEALRCDGYADCSDRSDEVDCTRPPRCPVQLRCPNSHECLQKEWLCDGEDDCKDGSDEKNCMSPQAKCRKYQWQCGDSSQCIPLSWRCDGKKDCHNGVDEDKCSQKKCPSHLYQCGSGECLDPRLVCNGFTNCADSSDEGAGCAQRNCSSPSAPRCDHHCVSTPNGPSCYCAAGFRLQSSAASCVDIDECNAMPHAVCKHTCLNTRGSYVCHCRPDFYLEPDNTSCKTRDEPLLLASVQSELLLLGVHSSTLRLLSSASRPVFSLDYHWAQQRVYWLSPDYQSIRWADMKNSNNKGTLLKGVKSDFIAVDWVGKNLYWVDGLVGQILAVKLSDVTVMSQDYTVVLGEDLEQPSSLVLLPHRGLMLWSEIGSTPQIERSGMDGSKRKVVVSRDLSWPVSLAYDLLDNRVYWADEKLRCIGSASLDGDNIKILQLAETPSPFSVAVFNDRVFWSDTKRRTIRSADKNTGKDQKILLKRPGQPFGLKLMHGLSQPAIPSPCDQLHCSHLCLLAPAVRGRSGAPGAPAARGPTAVCRCPKGMLLSKDKITCSVPTESTFILLLSRTTVYQIYLHSMRRDGIALKKMPNSRVLALPGVTDALALDVSIQDLSLYVADASQGTVDVLKLSGSRSRQGLTPSGQILKLKDDSVTALAVDWVTSNLYWSSSERPDLHVTSRHDGYTTSLLQGSLKGTTSIAVHPPSGRLCYTAIVVAGGKSQTEVDCAWMDGRNKAVLWRKSSIPTSLVFSNQGTMIYWADTSEGVISSIGVDGTGYKQYKTGPGLLISFTHTENILLWVTLDKDVTKLWFSDGLQPNQLWFETKTSLVDVRAYSTDSQSGTNRCSKNNGGCAQLCLSYPGGRTCKCGRGFYAVNTTSCAPLPDCPTGQESCFDGSRCLSSSKFCDGHVDCPDQSDEQDCPNTNSFGTKSSDGHPPQSSSPFQPNTQKNSILPVKKDSCDLQLCHSHGNCITEGKVTRCQCMDGYKGEFCQETETGRSHVAVILGVLCLIAVLMGAAVIFNKRRTWASIRNRSIEKETLMANMGLPCEQYDSDSEELDSPVDVKNPPLLLRSLQLK, encoded by the exons ATGGACTTGCGCCAGTTTATCTGTTTGATTCTTCTGGCGAGTCTGACAGTTTCCCGAG GTCAGATTTTGGGATGCAATCAAGGCCAGTGGCAGTGTGATGATGGACTCTGTATCCCTGATGTCTGGAGATGTGATGGAGCTGGAGACTGTGTGGATGGATCTGATGAAATGGATTGCACTA cGGGTCTAGACTCGCCTGAATGTCCACCAGGTCAGTTTCCTTGCATGGACACTGTCGGCTGTGTTGATGCATCAGCCCGCTGTGACGGACAAATCCAGTGTCCCACCGGCTCCGATGAGGAGAACTGTACAGCTACAGAGGACTGTTTGGAGTCCGACTGGACCTGTCGAAACCACATCTGTATCCCCAAAGAATTGCGCTGCAATGGAGTGAATGACTGCCTGGACAACTCCGATGAAGAGGACTGTG GTCTGTGTGGTGAGGACGGCCTTCGGTGTCCTGAAGGaacatgtctgtctgctgaagAGAGGTGTGACGGGCAGATTCACTGCTCAGATGGCAGCGACGAGCCCATAACCTGCG GTCGGATTTGCTCTATGAACAATGGTGGTTGTAGCCATGTGTGTGTCGATGAAGCCTGGGGAGCTCTGTGTGCTTGCCCTTCTGGATATAAGCTCTCTCCCAATGGAGCAGTCTGTGAAG ATTTGGATGAATGTGCTCCACCCTTTGCTCCCTGTATGCATCACTGCATGAACACCATCGGCTCCTTCTATTGCCACTGCAGAGACGGATTCAAACTGGATGGAGGCTCCGCATGTGTGGCTACAG GTGATGCTATCAGATTGTTAACGGTGCAGAGGAAAACCATTGGGCTGTTGAATGTGAAGTCTCTACAGTTTGACGCTATCCAGACCACAATGTCTGACCCAGTGGCTTTGACTTTTGATGTTACCCGAGGCTGGTACTACTGGGCTGACAACCAGGGCAGTATTTATAAAAGCGACGGACAGAATAGCTCAACAATCTATACTG GTGAGCCTGGAATCAAGGGTctagcctgtgattggctgaatgGAAACATCTTCTGGACCAATCAGAAGACTGAGTCAATCTACATGCAGGGAGCTGATGGGAAAAGTTACACTACTTTGCTGAGCAAAAACACCAGTCCATCAGAGTTGGTGCTTATACCTGTGGAGAG CTTGATGTTCTGGATCAGTACCAGTCACGGGAGCAGAGTGACAATAGAGAGGtcgtggatggatgggtcagaGCGAAGCTCTCTGACGGCACTCACTGCTCAATCTGCTCACAGTCTCACTGCTGACGTGGCTGCCAGGAGGCTGTACTGGATCAGTGACTTCAAGAAG tCCATAGAGACGGTGAAGGTGGATGGAACTGGCCATTACTCCTTCACAGGACTGTTCAACAGGAGACCGGCTCTCAGCCTGGCTGTGTTTGGAAGTTCGTTCTACTGGGTGGATGACAAAGGACTGTGGAAAGTTCCACAGAACCAACCAAACCAGAAGAAATTCATCTGGAAAGCTGCACTGCCAGTATTGGCTGTTTACAACAAGCTACAGCAGCCTGAAG GTACCTCTGCATGTGCGAAGACTTCATGTCACTTCTGCCAGCTAACTAAAGGCAACCCTTTTGGATTCACCTGTGCTTGTCCAAACTCCCAAGTACTCTTGCTTGATGGGACATGTGATT aTCCAAGGTTTGTGTATGCTACCATGACCAACATCAACATGTTGGAGTTTAGAGGCAGAGACGCCACCCAAACCCAACTGTTTGCCACTGACGATGGCATCCTGTCATTTGATATCGACTGGTACCGAAAATGGCTATACTGGACTAACGAAACTGGCCATGTCCAACGCACCAGTCTAACCCAGGTCAAGACTGAGGGGGTCCCAACTCCTGTGCCAG TTTGTCTGATAAAAGTAGACCCGCGGAGAGGGAACATTTACTGGGTGTCATGTGACCAAAACAGCATCGGTACCATCACGGCCGACAGCCAATACTCAAAGCAGCTGTACAGCACAACAAAGAAGATCCAAGATCTGTATTTGGACTGGCTCAGGGATGGCATCGTGTGGCTGGAGGAAGAGCGACTTCTCACCATGAGCATGATGGGAGACAAACCCAAAGAGCTGCTGCAGTTAGCCGGGGGACTCCGAGGGAACATCGCTTTCGACCTCAGGGCTGATAGTCTGCTCTGGAACTCAAAAAGGGCAG GTTTGACAACAATGAGTTTGCTGCAGCAAAGAAGCCACCGAGCTGGTAGAAGATGGAAGATTTCTGGCTCGATCGTAGCTGCCCTCGAGCCCTTCCTGTTATCGCTTTCTGATAATGTCATGACTCTGTGGGATCGGCGTGATGGCAGCGCCATCCAAAACATGGCTGTGGAAGGTCATGTGCTGAGTGTAGTGGCTGCACTTGGGGATGTAAGAACAG TGCCCAATACTCCAGTCTGCAGTGAACCCTCTGTGCGGTGCAGACACTCATCAGTGTGTCTTTCACAAGCCCAGCTGTGTGACGGGGAAAAGGACTGCCctgatggagatgatgaggaTTTTTGTGTAACCACATGTCCATCTAAAG ATGATTTCAAGTGCAAGGATCGTAGAAGCTGTATCTCCGGGAATCTGGTTTGTGACGGTCGTTCTCATTGTCGTGACGGCTCAGATGAAGTCGACTGTCCAACTGTAGCTTCTCCTGCAGCTCGGGCGAGCGTTCTCAAGTGTCGCACTGGCTCAAAGCCATGTAAAGATGGCACGGAGTGTGTTTTATACAGCCACGTGTGTGATGGGGAAAAGGACTGTCGGGATGGATCAGATGAAGAAGGATGTG ACACCACCATTCTAGGAGAGAATCTCCACTTAAACAAATCACCTGCACGTGTCAAGTCATTTACTGAGCCTCTCGTCAAGCCATCCTGCACCAGTCCTTCAGTTCTTTGTCCAGGTTCTTCTTTATGCATCAACCCAAAACAGTTttgtgatggaaaaaaagactGCCCTGATGGATCTGACGAGAACTGTGTGAAAAGATGTCCTTACAAGA CTGATTTTCTGTGCAAGGACCGTCGGAGCTGCGTTTCCAAAAGTCTAGTTTGTGACGGCCGTTCTCACTGCCACGACGAATCAGATGAAGTCAACTGTCCGAGTGTtactcctcctgcagctcaggCGAACGTCCTGAAGTGTCGCTTGGGCTCAAAGCCATGCAAAGACGGCACAGAATGCGTCCTCTTCAGCCACGTGTGTGACGGGGAAAATGACTGTATGGATGCATCTGATGAACAGGGATGCCCAGAAACCTGCAACCAAG GTGAGTTTCAGTGCTCTCACGGGAAGATGTGCATTCCTGAGGCTCAGGTGTGTGACGGGAAGTCGCAGTGTCGGGACCAGTCTGATGAACTAGGCTGCAGGGAAGGAACCAAGAGCTGTGAGCATCGCTGCGCTGACGGCAATCGCTGCATCCCCGAGAAATTcctgtgtgatggagagagagactgcCCAGATGGCACAGATGAGGTGGGCTGCG ACACTGTTACTGCAGCAACAAAAGAGTCTCCCGTTCTCCCTTCCGCATCCACTTGCATCACTCCGTCAGTTCAATGTCCAGGTTCATCACAGTGTGTCTCTcaaaatcagctgtgtgatggACAAACAGACTGCCCTGATGGATCTGACGAAACAAACTGTGTGGCTCAGTGTAAAAACCCAG ATGACTTCTTGTGCAGCGACCAGAGGGCATGTGTCCCCAGGATGGAAGTGTGTGACGGTCGTTCTCACTGTCCTGACGGCTCAGATGAGAAGCAGTGTCAATCAGCAGATCCTATTGCTCCTA CTTCCGCAAATGGACCGAGTGCCAAAGCAGCCCAACTGAGGTGTCGCAATGGTTTCAAGCCATGTAAAGATGGCCTGGGGTGTGTTATGTACAGCcatgtgtgtgatggagagaaggactgccaagatggatCAGACGAAGAGGGATGTGCTTCTGAATGCAAACCAG CTGAGTTCCAGTGTGCTCACGGGAGCAGATGCATCCCAAAAGAGCAGGTTTGTGACGGGCAGAATGACTGTCAAGACCGATCGGATGAAATGGACTGTTCAACTGTGATTGAGGGCTGCCATCATCGCTGTGATAACAACACTCGCTGTATACCAGAGACCTTCCTGTGTGATGGCGAGAAAGACTGCGCTGATGGGTCAGATGAAGAAAAGTGTG GTTTAGTGGCCTGTGCGATAAACCAGTTCCGCTGTTTTAGCGGTCAGTGTGTTTCTGAGGCTCTGAGATGTGACGGATACGCTGACTGCAGTGATCGCTCTGATGAAGTGGATTGCACGAGACCTCCGCGCTGTCCGGTCCAGCTCCGATGCCCAAATAGTCACGAGTGCCTGCAGAAAGAATGGCTCTGCGATGGTGAGGATGACTGCAAAGACGGGTCAGACGAGAAG AACTGCATGTCACCACAAGCAAAATGCAGAAAATACCAGTGGCAGTGTGGAGACAGCAGTCAGTGCATTCCTCTGTCCTGGAGGTGTGACGGAAAAAAGGACTGTCACAACGGCGTGGATGAAGACAAAT GCAGCCAGAAAAAATGCCCCTCTCACCTTTACCAGTGCGGCAGCGGCGAGTGTTTAGACCCCCGCCTGGTGTGTAATGGCTTCACCAACTGTGCTGACAGCTCAGATGAGGGGGCGGGATGCGCTCAACGCAACTGCTCCAGCCCATCAGCTCCTCGGTGTGACCACCACTGTGTCAGCACCCCAAATGGCCCG agttgTTACTGTGCTGCGGGTTTCAGACTACAGTCCAGTGCTGCGTCCTGTGTGGACATTGACGAGTGCAATGCAATGCCGCATGCCGTTTGCAAACACACCTGCCTGAACACCCGTGGATCTTACGTCTGTCATTGCCGCCCCGACTTCTACCTGGAACCTGACAACACAAGCTGCAAGACCAGAG ACGAGCCTTTGCTTCTGGCATCTGTGCAGTCGGAGCTGTTACTCCTGGGAGTTCATAGTAGCACCTTGCGTCTTCTGTCCTCTGCCAGTCGACCGGTCTTCTCGCTAGATTATCATTGGGCTCAGCAGAGAGTTTACTGGCTGAGTCCCGACTACCAGAGCATCCGCTGGGCTGACATGAAAAATTCAAACAACAAAGGGACACTTTTAAAAG GGGTTAAGTCAGATTTCATCGCAGTGGACTGGGTTGGTAAGAACCTGTACTGGGTGGATGGACTGGTTGGCCAGATTCTGGCTGTGAAGCTCAGCGATGTCACAGTAATGTCTCAGGACTACACTGTGGTCCTGGGTGAAGATCTGGAACAGCCCAGCTCATTGGTTCTTCTGCCACACAGAGG GTTAATGCTTTGGTCTGAGATCGGCAGCACCCCTCAGATCGAGCGGTCTGGGATGGACGGTTCAAAGAGGAAGGTAGTAGTAAGCCGGGACTTGAGCTGGCCAGTCAGTCTGGCCTATGACCTGCTGGACAACAGGGTGTACTGGGCTGATGAGAAGCTGCGCTGCATTGGCTCGGCCTCTCTGGATGGAGACAATATCAAG ATCCTCCAGTTGGCTGAAACACCAAGTCCTTTCTCAGTGGCGGTCTTCAATGACAGAGTCTTCTGGTCAGACACGAAAAGAAGAACCATCCGCTCGGCTGACAAGAACACTGGCAAAGATCAAAAGATCCTTCTAAAGAGACCAGGGCAACCATTTGGACTGAAA CTGATGCATGGACTCTCCCAACCCGCCATACCCAGCCCCTGTGACCAGCTGCACTGCTCCCACCTCTGTCTCCTGGCCCCGGCAGTGAGGGGCAGGTCTGGAGCACCAGGAGCTCCAGCTGCGAGGGGACCGACGGCAGTTTGTCGCTGCCCAAAGGGAATGCTACTTTCCAAGGATAAGATTACCTGCTCTGTGCCTACGGAGTCAACTTTCATCCTGCTTCTGTCTCGTACGACCGTCTACCAG ATTTACTTGCACTCTATGCGTCGGGATGGCATTGCTCtgaaaaaaatgccaaacagcCGAGTTTTAGCCCTTCCCGGAGTAACCGACGCATTAGCATTGGATGTTTCCATCCAGGATCTTTCTCTGTATGTGGCTGATGCAAGTCAAGGAACTGTGGATGTGCTGAAACTGAGCGGCTCCAGGTCGAGACAGGGACTAACACCCTCTGGACAAATCTTAAAGCTGAAG GATGATTCAGTCACAGCTTTGGCAGTTGACTGGGTGACCTCCAACTTGTACTGGAGCAGCAGCGAGAGGCCCGATCTCCACGTGACCTCCCGTCATGACGGCTACACCACGTCACTGCTGCAGGGATCACTGAAG GGCACCACTTCTATTGCAGTACATCCCCCATCGGGACGACTTTGCTACACAGCAATAGTTGTGGCAGGTGGGAAGAGCCAGACAGAGGTGGACTGTGCCTGGATGGATGGCCGTAACAAAGCGGTGTTATGGAGGAAGTCAAGCATCCCCACTTCATTGGTCTTTTCCAATCAAGGAACCATGATCTACTGGGCTGACACAA GTGAAGGTGTAATCAGCTCCATTGGAGTGGATGGAACAGGATATAAACAGTACAAAACAGGCCCAGGGCTGCTCATCTCCTTCACACATACTGAGAACATCCTCCTCTGGGTCACCCTAGACAAAG ATGTAACCAAGCTGTGGTTCAGTGATGGTCTTCAGCCTAACCAACTGTGGTTTGAGACAAAGACCAGCCTGGTGGATGTCAGAGCCTACAGCACCGACAGTCAGTCTG